A single window of Leeuwenhoekiella sp. MAR_2009_132 DNA harbors:
- a CDS encoding glycosyltransferase family 2 protein, which translates to MKISVITIVYNNKNTIESCLQAVHNQDYAHVEHIVIDGGSTDGTQQLIEAYKDNLGYYISEADTGLYNALNKGIRAATGDIIGILHSDDFYPNSSTLGEVAAAFEATEADVVYGNGMFVAREDPSQIKRVYKGTPFKKALLNYGWVPLHTTMYATAAVFDRYGLYEEGYRIAGDYEMSLRWFKNPDIRFYFLDRWLVKMRLGGKSTTASLQKKKSKEDLDIIRRYGLWGPFTLAFKIARKIPQYLLPRLLPVKSYN; encoded by the coding sequence TTGAAAATTTCTGTAATCACCATAGTCTATAATAATAAGAATACAATTGAATCGTGCCTGCAAGCTGTTCATAATCAAGATTATGCTCATGTTGAACATATTGTAATCGATGGGGGTTCTACAGACGGAACCCAGCAACTTATTGAAGCCTATAAAGACAATTTGGGCTACTATATTTCTGAAGCCGATACAGGTCTGTATAATGCCTTAAATAAGGGGATACGGGCAGCTACCGGAGACATCATTGGTATTTTACATTCTGATGATTTTTATCCTAATTCTTCCACATTAGGCGAAGTGGCGGCCGCTTTTGAAGCCACTGAAGCCGATGTGGTTTATGGGAATGGGATGTTTGTAGCCCGGGAAGACCCTTCCCAAATCAAGCGGGTGTATAAAGGGACTCCCTTTAAAAAAGCCCTGTTGAATTACGGCTGGGTACCTTTACATACGACTATGTATGCTACCGCAGCGGTATTTGACCGGTATGGGTTGTATGAAGAAGGGTATCGTATCGCCGGAGATTATGAGATGAGCTTACGCTGGTTTAAAAATCCTGATATTCGGTTTTATTTTTTAGACCGGTGGTTGGTCAAGATGCGACTGGGCGGTAAAAGCACCACCGCTTCACTTCAGAAAAAGAAATCTAAAGAAGATCTGGACATCATTCGCAGGTATGGGCTGTGGGGACCTTTTACGTTGGCGTTTAAAATAGCCCGCAAAATCCCACAGTATTTATTACCCCGTTTATTACCTGTAAAATCATATAACTAG
- a CDS encoding polysaccharide biosynthesis/export family protein yields the protein MNIIKYSVVFFLLISLSSCISRKEMVYFYEQELDNPSILVDLNQPERSLFKIKTNDQLTISVSAPEQEAAIPFNLPVIGVGNVSSGALEPTGTPRLQTYLVSDEGTIQFPVLGDVKVSGLTRKEISELLQEKISIYVQDPIVVVRLVNFQISVLGEVNKPGTFAINDEYISLPKALGLAGDMTIYGRRDNILVMREENGTLTKAYLDITDNAIVNSPYYYLKQNDVVVVEPNGPARQAASYNRNTSLYISVASVIISLIVVISR from the coding sequence ATGAATATAATAAAATATAGTGTTGTCTTTTTCTTGCTCATTAGCCTAAGCTCTTGTATTTCGAGAAAAGAAATGGTTTATTTCTATGAGCAGGAGCTCGATAATCCTTCGATACTTGTTGATTTAAATCAACCGGAGCGATCTCTGTTTAAAATTAAAACAAATGATCAACTTACTATTAGTGTTTCTGCACCCGAACAAGAAGCCGCAATACCTTTTAATTTGCCGGTTATAGGTGTTGGTAACGTAAGCAGTGGAGCATTAGAGCCTACAGGTACTCCTAGATTACAGACTTATTTAGTAAGTGATGAAGGTACTATTCAATTTCCGGTATTAGGAGACGTTAAAGTAAGCGGTTTAACACGAAAAGAAATTTCGGAATTATTACAAGAGAAGATTTCTATATATGTTCAAGACCCAATCGTGGTGGTGAGATTGGTTAATTTTCAGATTTCTGTTCTGGGAGAGGTGAATAAGCCGGGAACTTTTGCTATAAATGATGAATACATCAGTTTACCAAAGGCTTTAGGACTTGCAGGGGATATGACGATTTATGGGCGTAGAGATAATATATTAGTTATGCGCGAAGAAAATGGCACGTTAACAAAAGCCTATTTAGATATTACAGACAATGCTATTGTAAATTCTCCCTACTACTACTTAAAACAAAATGACGTTGTTGTCGTAGAGCCCAACGGCCCGGCACGTCAGGCAGCCAGTTACAATAGAAATACATCTTTGTATATTTCTGTAGCTTCCGTTATAATTTCACTAATTGTTGTAATATCTCGTTAA
- a CDS encoding exopolysaccharide biosynthesis polyprenyl glycosylphosphotransferase: MRFSKYIIPISIVIHLVFINGILGFFVPETFLNFWAIVYFNFSWILSAYWLNFYPTARKERFRDNFNRFLQLLLVFGLAYFAWFGFRRAGITASGNPSFALGVLYACLLVYRISFFWARSSYREMGGNQVNVVVIGRDRNLKKIRSVFDEGDLGYRYKGYFDNQHSQSPTYLGKIEECFQYVLNYNIDQIFCTVSRLSQAELLNLMAFADNNMKKLKIIPDNKEIFTRAMTIEMYKSVPVLNMRELPLDTLWAHWSKRTFDVIFSLLVIVGILSWLSPIIFILQRFDSNEPLFFKQKRHGVDRKVFWCYKFRSMTTTADADKTMMTKNDKRVTKLGRFLRRTSIDELPQFYNVLLGDMSVVGPRPHMELHTEMYQSSVDKYLVRHFVKPGITGLAQVRGYRGEIVQQADIVNRTRLDIFYVEKWSLRLDIKIVIKTVLNAIQGEEKAY, encoded by the coding sequence TTGCGTTTTTCAAAATACATAATTCCGATATCTATTGTTATCCATTTAGTTTTTATCAATGGAATTCTTGGATTTTTTGTACCCGAAACGTTCCTGAATTTTTGGGCGATTGTGTACTTTAACTTTTCCTGGATATTGAGCGCCTACTGGCTTAATTTTTATCCTACAGCGCGTAAAGAACGCTTCAGGGATAATTTCAATCGCTTTTTACAGTTGTTATTAGTTTTTGGTTTGGCGTATTTTGCCTGGTTTGGCTTTAGAAGAGCGGGTATCACAGCCTCCGGGAACCCGTCTTTTGCGTTAGGCGTTCTTTACGCGTGCCTTTTGGTCTATCGGATTTCGTTTTTTTGGGCGCGCAGCAGCTATCGGGAGATGGGTGGGAACCAGGTCAATGTTGTGGTCATAGGACGAGACCGGAATTTAAAAAAAATACGAAGCGTTTTTGATGAAGGGGATTTGGGGTATCGTTATAAGGGGTATTTTGACAATCAACATTCGCAAAGTCCTACCTACTTAGGTAAAATAGAAGAGTGTTTTCAATATGTACTAAACTACAATATCGATCAGATCTTTTGTACCGTTTCCCGCTTGTCACAGGCAGAACTGCTCAATTTGATGGCTTTTGCAGATAACAATATGAAAAAGCTCAAAATCATACCCGATAATAAAGAAATATTTACCCGGGCGATGACGATCGAGATGTATAAGTCTGTACCTGTATTGAATATGCGTGAACTGCCTTTAGATACCCTTTGGGCGCACTGGTCTAAGCGTACTTTTGATGTGATATTTTCATTATTAGTAATCGTAGGTATTTTATCGTGGTTGAGTCCTATTATTTTTATCTTGCAGCGTTTTGATTCTAATGAACCTCTATTTTTTAAGCAAAAGCGTCACGGGGTAGATCGTAAGGTATTCTGGTGCTATAAATTTAGATCGATGACCACCACAGCCGATGCAGATAAAACCATGATGACCAAAAACGATAAACGGGTTACCAAGTTGGGTCGTTTCTTGCGCCGAACCAGTATCGACGAGTTGCCCCAGTTTTATAATGTATTGTTGGGTGATATGAGTGTAGTGGGACCCCGGCCGCATATGGAACTGCATACCGAGATGTATCAGAGCTCGGTAGATAAGTATTTGGTTCGGCATTTTGTTAAACCCGGAATAACCGGTTTAGCGCAGGTACGGGGGTATCGCGGAGAAATCGTACAACAGGCCGATATCGTTAACCGTACGCGACTAGATATCTTTTATGTCGAGAAATGGTCGTTGCGGTTGGATATTAAAATTGTTATTAAGACTGTTTTAAACGCCATTCAAGGTGAAGAGAAAGCCTATTAA
- a CDS encoding UDP-glucuronic acid decarboxylase family protein: MKKILVTGGAGFLGSHLCERLLKEGNEVICLDNYFTGSKQNIVEFLDNPYFEMVRHDVTEPYYAEVDEIYNLACPASPVHYQYNPIKTIKTSVMGAINMLGLAKRVKARILQASTSEVYGDPAVHPQPESYWGNVNPIGLRSCYDEGKRCAETLFMDYYNQNGVDIKIVRIFNTYGPKMNPEDGRVVSNFIVQALKGEDITIFGDGQQTRSFQYVDDLIEGFCRMMQSEAGFTGPVNLGNSGEFTMLELAEQVLDLVGSKSKLKFMPLPQDDPKQRKPDSSLAYAKLNGWESKVKLRDGLEQTIAYFDKII, encoded by the coding sequence ATGAAAAAAATACTAGTTACCGGGGGAGCCGGTTTTTTAGGGTCACACTTGTGTGAACGTCTTTTAAAGGAAGGCAACGAAGTTATTTGTTTAGATAATTATTTTACAGGATCCAAACAAAACATAGTCGAGTTTTTAGACAACCCGTATTTTGAGATGGTGCGTCATGATGTTACCGAACCCTATTATGCAGAAGTAGATGAGATTTACAATCTGGCCTGTCCTGCAAGCCCGGTGCATTATCAATACAATCCCATCAAAACGATTAAAACCTCGGTCATGGGTGCTATTAATATGCTGGGATTGGCCAAGCGGGTAAAAGCCCGAATTTTACAGGCCAGTACTTCTGAGGTTTATGGAGATCCGGCAGTACATCCCCAACCTGAAAGCTACTGGGGGAATGTAAACCCTATCGGCTTACGCTCCTGTTATGACGAAGGGAAACGTTGCGCAGAAACCCTTTTTATGGACTATTATAATCAAAATGGGGTAGATATTAAAATCGTACGTATTTTTAATACGTACGGTCCTAAAATGAACCCGGAAGATGGGCGCGTGGTTTCTAATTTTATTGTGCAGGCGTTGAAGGGAGAAGATATTACCATTTTTGGAGATGGTCAACAAACTCGTTCGTTTCAATATGTAGATGATTTAATAGAGGGATTTTGCAGAATGATGCAGAGTGAAGCGGGGTTTACCGGTCCTGTGAATCTGGGCAATTCCGGCGAATTCACGATGCTCGAGTTGGCAGAACAAGTATTGGATTTGGTGGGCTCCAAATCAAAACTCAAGTTTATGCCCTTACCTCAGGATGACCCTAAGCAGCGTAAACCCGATTCTTCTTTGGCCTATGCTAAACTAAACGGCTGGGAGTCAAAAGTTAAATTAAGAGATGGTCTGGAGCAAACAATTGCTTATTTTGATAAAATCATTTAA
- a CDS encoding putative colanic acid biosynthesis acetyltransferase — protein MSSKNTGNTIDADLSAYTSDFGLKNKVYRLLWMLSSFFFFKPFPGQPFKTWRNVVLRIFGASVHSTAHIYASVKIWSPKNLRIGAHSTLGPKVDCYNQGSITIGVNTIVSQKTYLCASTHDFEKSNFPLICKPIIIGDSVWIAANAFVGPGVVIQNGAVVGARAAVFKYVDSWTVVGGNPAQFIKKRVLKAYE, from the coding sequence ATGAGTTCTAAAAATACAGGGAATACGATTGATGCAGATCTCTCGGCCTATACTTCAGATTTTGGTTTAAAAAATAAAGTATACAGGCTCTTGTGGATGCTCAGTTCTTTTTTCTTTTTTAAACCTTTTCCAGGTCAGCCGTTTAAAACATGGAGAAACGTTGTATTGCGTATATTCGGCGCATCTGTTCATTCTACTGCACATATTTATGCGTCTGTGAAGATCTGGTCACCTAAAAATCTCCGTATTGGAGCACATAGTACTTTAGGGCCCAAAGTGGATTGCTACAATCAAGGAAGCATAACAATTGGGGTGAACACCATAGTTTCTCAAAAAACCTATCTCTGTGCCTCTACCCATGATTTTGAAAAATCAAATTTTCCGCTAATTTGTAAACCTATAATTATAGGTGATTCCGTCTGGATTGCAGCAAATGCTTTCGTAGGCCCGGGAGTAGTTATTCAGAATGGTGCAGTGGTTGGTGCCAGAGCTGCTGTATTTAAATATGTAGATTCCTGGACCGTCGTAGGTGGGAACCCTGCTCAATTTATTAAAAAACGCGTACTCAAAGCTTATGAATAA
- a CDS encoding glycosyltransferase family 2 protein — MNKIPVTVLVPIKNEEINLRKSLPLLTDFDQILILDSQSTDESLSIAESYGAEIHQFHWNGKFPKKRNWALRNLEIKNDWVLFLDADEYVTPEFIEELKVAITKPDVQGYWIVFRNYFMGHQLKHGDQFKKLPLFRKGSGEYERIIEDSWSHLDMEVHEHPILEGVVGDLKAPILHNDYKGLEHYIARHNAYSSWEARRFIKLKESGFEGLNSRQRLKYKLIALGIMPFAYFWGNYILKAGFLDGMAGYYFSKYKANYFFQIQTKIKELTS, encoded by the coding sequence ATGAATAAAATACCTGTTACCGTTTTAGTTCCTATTAAAAATGAGGAAATCAATCTAAGAAAATCTCTACCACTATTAACCGATTTTGATCAAATACTGATTCTGGATTCTCAAAGTACTGATGAATCTCTGAGTATAGCTGAATCGTATGGTGCAGAAATTCATCAATTTCACTGGAACGGAAAATTCCCTAAAAAGCGAAACTGGGCGCTTCGAAATCTGGAAATCAAAAACGATTGGGTTTTGTTTTTGGACGCTGATGAATATGTAACTCCAGAGTTTATTGAAGAATTAAAAGTTGCGATAACTAAGCCTGATGTTCAGGGCTATTGGATTGTCTTCCGTAATTACTTTATGGGGCATCAATTAAAACACGGGGATCAATTTAAAAAACTTCCCTTATTTAGAAAAGGCTCAGGCGAGTATGAGCGTATCATTGAAGACAGTTGGAGTCACTTGGATATGGAAGTTCATGAGCACCCCATTTTAGAAGGCGTTGTGGGTGATTTAAAGGCTCCGATACTGCATAATGATTACAAAGGATTAGAACACTATATTGCTCGTCACAATGCGTATAGCAGCTGGGAGGCACGTAGATTTATAAAACTGAAAGAATCGGGATTTGAAGGTCTTAATAGCAGGCAACGCTTAAAATATAAATTGATAGCCTTAGGTATAATGCCGTTTGCCTATTTTTGGGGAAATTATATTTTAAAAGCCGGTTTTCTAGATGGCATGGCGGGTTACTACTTTTCGAAATACAAAGCCAATTACTTTTTCCAAATACAAACTAAAATAAAGGAATTAACATCATGA
- a CDS encoding GumC family protein — protein sequence MPDQSSYTKMEEQEINIREELDKYLRYWPWFILGVLTALIIAFVYLKLSVPVYQTVASVIIKDEESKGGGLGAEAAGFADLGLLGGMSTNSIENEIGLLKSRRLMISTIQALKANVEYYDLEGVKEDELYLNTPFLVEVITLDEAILSKAASAALNIFTIEPKEQGTLTLTFVETGNSQLVKIGELVNLPFGTFMFKDNRFNGNGEAVSAKNRVLVKVKKVADVADKYRQTVQINLIDDNATLLEFSLGSTVKEKAQNILDQLIFEYNKEAIEDKNEVAVSTARFIDERLKIISGELDTVEVGLEEFKEDNSLTNIEAEASLIIENASEYRKREQELQTQLSISRSMLSYLKNDTDNSGLLPANVGLESESVNTQIANYNQLVLERNRILAGATELNPTVTRLNSQINQLKANIINGLEQTLSNLRIAENDLNRQSRLIGSEISKVPAKERQFRDISRQQNIKEALYIFLLQKREENSLSLAATAPKAKIVDSAYSLNIPLSPKPKIIFAAALLLGLAIPFLVIYIKRLLNNKIERREDIEKVTKSIPIVGELPSIAKGESDLVVENDRSVLAESFRIMTTNLQYLLVNVANEDRGYCIYVTSTVKGEGKTFTSINLAMTLANTGKKVVIVGADLRNPQLQRYDNSSKSFLGVSDYLVNNDHKIDDLVHDSKFHNNLKLFLSGSIPPNPSELLRQAKFGHMLKDLQTKFDYVIVDTAPSMLVTDTFLISKHAELILYVTRAGYTEKRLLEFAVDSNNEGKLHDVSFVINDVKNANFGYGNKYGYAYGQSKPSLWERFKNSF from the coding sequence ATGCCCGATCAATCCTCGTATACTAAAATGGAAGAACAAGAAATCAATATTAGAGAAGAACTTGATAAGTATTTACGCTACTGGCCATGGTTTATTTTAGGGGTGCTCACCGCCTTAATCATCGCCTTTGTTTATTTAAAATTAAGTGTTCCTGTTTACCAAACCGTTGCCAGTGTCATTATTAAAGATGAAGAAAGCAAAGGTGGCGGTTTAGGTGCTGAGGCTGCCGGTTTTGCAGATTTGGGTCTCCTGGGAGGTATGAGCACCAATAGTATAGAAAATGAAATAGGACTTCTAAAATCCCGTCGCTTGATGATAAGTACCATACAGGCGCTTAAAGCGAATGTAGAGTATTATGATTTAGAGGGTGTTAAGGAAGATGAGTTGTATTTGAATACGCCCTTTCTCGTTGAGGTTATCACCTTAGATGAAGCTATACTCAGTAAAGCCGCCAGCGCAGCGTTGAATATTTTTACCATAGAACCCAAAGAACAAGGAACCCTGACCTTGACCTTTGTGGAAACCGGGAACTCCCAACTGGTAAAAATTGGGGAACTGGTCAATTTACCATTTGGGACGTTTATGTTTAAGGATAATCGTTTTAATGGGAATGGAGAAGCGGTCTCTGCAAAAAATCGGGTATTGGTAAAGGTTAAAAAAGTTGCTGATGTAGCCGATAAATACCGACAAACTGTACAAATTAATTTAATAGATGATAATGCCACACTTCTGGAGTTCAGCTTAGGAAGTACGGTTAAAGAAAAGGCTCAAAATATTTTAGATCAATTAATTTTTGAATACAATAAAGAGGCCATTGAAGATAAAAATGAAGTGGCGGTAAGTACCGCGCGTTTTATTGACGAGCGTTTAAAAATTATTAGTGGCGAACTCGATACGGTAGAGGTAGGGCTTGAAGAATTTAAGGAAGACAATAGTCTTACCAACATCGAAGCCGAAGCCTCACTCATTATCGAAAATGCGAGTGAGTATCGAAAGCGCGAACAGGAACTGCAAACCCAACTGTCTATATCCCGATCGATGCTGAGCTATCTTAAAAACGATACCGATAACAGTGGGCTGTTACCTGCTAATGTAGGATTAGAAAGCGAATCTGTAAATACGCAAATTGCCAACTACAACCAATTGGTTTTAGAACGCAACCGTATCTTAGCTGGTGCTACGGAGTTAAACCCGACGGTTACCCGTCTCAATTCACAAATTAATCAGCTTAAAGCTAATATTATTAACGGGCTTGAACAAACTTTATCTAACTTACGAATTGCTGAGAATGATTTAAACAGACAATCTCGTTTAATAGGTTCTGAAATTTCTAAGGTTCCTGCAAAAGAGCGTCAATTTAGAGACATCTCAAGACAGCAAAATATCAAAGAAGCCCTGTATATATTTCTGCTTCAGAAACGCGAAGAAAATTCGTTGTCCTTAGCGGCAACGGCACCTAAAGCAAAAATTGTAGATAGCGCTTATTCTTTAAACATACCCCTATCTCCAAAACCGAAAATTATTTTTGCAGCAGCTTTATTATTGGGTCTGGCAATTCCTTTTCTGGTCATTTATATCAAACGCTTACTCAATAATAAAATAGAGCGTCGAGAAGATATTGAGAAAGTAACCAAATCTATTCCTATTGTAGGGGAATTACCCAGTATTGCTAAAGGAGAATCTGATCTGGTAGTTGAAAACGACCGTTCGGTACTGGCGGAGTCTTTTAGAATTATGACCACTAACTTACAATACTTACTCGTCAATGTTGCGAATGAAGATCGAGGTTACTGTATTTATGTGACCTCTACGGTAAAGGGGGAGGGGAAAACCTTTACTTCGATCAACCTGGCTATGACCCTGGCCAATACCGGTAAAAAGGTGGTTATAGTGGGGGCCGACCTTAGAAATCCGCAGTTACAGCGTTATGATAACTCTTCCAAGAGTTTCTTAGGGGTGAGTGATTATCTGGTTAATAACGATCACAAAATTGATGATTTGGTTCACGATTCTAAATTTCATAACAATCTGAAGTTGTTCCTTTCGGGAAGTATTCCACCTAACCCGTCTGAACTTTTGAGACAGGCGAAGTTTGGGCATATGCTGAAAGACTTACAGACTAAATTTGATTATGTGATTGTAGATACGGCACCTTCAATGCTCGTAACCGATACCTTCTTAATTAGTAAACATGCAGAACTTATACTCTATGTAACCCGGGCCGGATACACCGAAAAGCGCTTGTTAGAATTCGCTGTTGATTCCAATAACGAAGGGAAACTACACGATGTAAGTTTTGTAATTAATGACGTGAAGAACGCTAATTTTGGTTATGGTAATAAATATGGTTATGCTTATGGACAAAGTAAACCTAGTTTGTGGGAGCGTTTTAAAAATAGTTTTTAA